In Holophagales bacterium, one DNA window encodes the following:
- the thrB gene encoding homoserine kinase: MAVEQREDGSGAERRSAGATLRVMKFGGTSVAGADRLRRIADLAAAALVEERALVVVSAVSGVTNLLLEACDRAVEGEEETALARYRETHATIAAGLADELDAPARAALAERLAGLERELARALAGISLLADCSPRVRAQVAALGERATVELLAALLEGRGLAPARLDPRQLLPCDGDPLEAVPRLDEARQRFAPWAAGADGAPPLAVAPGFFGGDAKGDAMLLGRGGSDYSAALFAQALGARLLEIWTDVAGIFTADPRMVPAARAVAEVSFEEAMELAHFGAKVLHPKSVAPARSAGIPVRICDTFHPERPGTLVRPGGSAGERVACGISLLGGVALLSIAGPGMKGVPGVAARAFGALAERGLSVMLITQGSSECVISLGLRDAEAERAVAALAEAFSAEIATGRVEEIDAASGLAILSLVGDGMRHRTGVAGGLFGALGEAQVNVAAIAQGGSERSICVVIDEKDGERAMRAVHARFFEAPSRPTGRGEPPLPGSNSGMVAAFAPASIGNLAAGFDVLGAAIEPLDGEPWGDLVEAKFAEHDSLDCRGPFAHRLPRDPRQNLVWRARDAVERALGAPLPPLALTLHKVLPVASGLGGSAASAVAAVTAIDALLGGPLSEEQRLHAAAEAEGGVAGAVHLDNVAPILLGGVRLVAFGERVRELPWPEELRFVLVVPELELATRAARAVLPREVPLALAIAHAQNLAALVHALHVDDRELLAATLRDLLAEPYRSSLVPGFAPAKAAALAAGALGCSLSGAGPSLFAVAGSAQASAVGEAAAQAWREAGVTSGVRVCRAARGARCVAPPTERS, from the coding sequence ATGGCTGTCGAGCAACGAGAAGACGGGTCGGGAGCGGAACGGCGCTCCGCCGGCGCGACGCTGCGGGTGATGAAGTTCGGCGGGACCTCGGTGGCGGGCGCCGATCGCCTGCGACGGATCGCCGACCTGGCGGCCGCCGCACTCGTCGAGGAGCGGGCCCTGGTGGTGGTCTCGGCGGTTTCTGGGGTCACGAATCTGCTGCTCGAGGCCTGTGACCGCGCGGTGGAGGGCGAGGAGGAGACGGCTCTCGCGCGCTATCGGGAGACGCACGCGACGATCGCCGCGGGGCTCGCCGACGAGCTCGATGCCCCGGCCCGCGCCGCGCTGGCCGAGCGCCTCGCCGGCCTCGAGCGCGAGCTGGCGCGCGCGCTCGCCGGCATCTCCCTGCTCGCCGACTGCTCGCCGCGCGTGCGCGCCCAGGTGGCGGCGCTCGGTGAGCGCGCCACGGTCGAGCTGCTCGCCGCGCTCCTCGAAGGGCGGGGTCTCGCACCGGCCAGGCTCGATCCACGACAGCTCCTGCCGTGCGACGGCGATCCGCTCGAGGCGGTGCCCCGTCTCGACGAAGCCCGCCAGCGCTTCGCACCCTGGGCCGCCGGGGCGGACGGCGCTCCGCCGCTCGCCGTGGCCCCCGGGTTCTTCGGTGGGGATGCCAAGGGCGACGCCATGCTGCTCGGGCGCGGCGGCTCGGACTACTCGGCCGCGCTCTTCGCCCAGGCACTCGGCGCGCGTCTGCTGGAGATCTGGACCGACGTCGCCGGCATCTTCACCGCCGATCCACGGATGGTCCCGGCGGCGCGCGCGGTGGCCGAGGTGAGCTTCGAGGAGGCGATGGAGCTTGCGCACTTCGGTGCCAAGGTGCTCCATCCGAAGAGCGTCGCACCGGCGCGCTCGGCCGGCATCCCGGTGCGCATCTGCGACACCTTCCACCCCGAGCGGCCGGGTACGCTGGTGCGCCCGGGTGGCAGCGCCGGGGAGCGGGTCGCCTGCGGGATCTCGTTGCTCGGTGGGGTGGCGCTGCTGTCGATCGCCGGACCCGGGATGAAGGGCGTTCCCGGCGTCGCCGCCCGGGCCTTCGGTGCGCTCGCCGAGCGCGGGCTCTCGGTGATGCTGATCACGCAGGGATCGAGCGAGTGCGTGATCAGCCTCGGCTTGCGCGACGCGGAGGCGGAGCGCGCCGTCGCGGCGCTCGCCGAGGCGTTCTCGGCGGAGATCGCCACCGGGCGCGTCGAGGAGATCGACGCGGCAAGCGGCCTGGCGATCCTCTCGCTGGTCGGGGACGGGATGCGCCATCGCACCGGGGTCGCCGGCGGGCTCTTCGGCGCGCTCGGCGAGGCGCAGGTGAACGTGGCGGCGATCGCCCAGGGGGGGAGCGAGCGATCGATCTGCGTGGTGATCGACGAGAAGGACGGCGAGCGCGCGATGCGGGCTGTCCACGCGCGGTTCTTCGAGGCGCCGTCCCGACCGACGGGAAGAGGTGAACCGCCTCTTCCCGGCAGCAATTCGGGGATGGTCGCCGCCTTCGCCCCGGCCTCGATCGGCAATCTCGCCGCGGGCTTCGACGTGCTCGGAGCGGCGATCGAGCCGCTCGACGGCGAGCCCTGGGGCGACCTCGTCGAGGCGAAGTTCGCCGAGCACGACTCGCTCGACTGCCGTGGACCGTTCGCTCATCGGCTACCGCGCGATCCGCGGCAGAACCTGGTCTGGCGGGCGCGCGACGCCGTGGAGCGGGCGCTCGGCGCGCCGCTGCCGCCGCTCGCGCTGACGCTTCACAAGGTTCTGCCGGTGGCAAGCGGCCTCGGTGGCAGTGCCGCCTCGGCAGTCGCCGCGGTGACGGCGATCGACGCGCTGCTCGGTGGGCCGCTCTCCGAGGAGCAGCGCCTGCATGCGGCGGCCGAGGCCGAAGGCGGCGTGGCGGGCGCGGTGCATCTCGACAACGTCGCGCCGATCCTCCTCGGGGGTGTGCGGCTCGTCGCCTTCGGCGAGCGGGTGAGGGAGCTCCCGTGGCCGGAGGAGCTGCGCTTCGTCCTCGTCGTGCCGGAGCTCGAGCTGGCGACGCGGGCGGCGCGAGCGGTCCTGCCGCGCGAGGTGCCGTTGGCGCTCGCCATCGCCCACGCGCAGAACCTCGCGGCGCTGGTACACGCGCTCCACGTCGACGACCGCGAGCTGCTCGCGGCGACGCTGCGCGACCTGCTCGCCGAGCCCTATCGCTCCTCTCTGGTGCCGGGCTTCGCGCCGGCGAAGGCGGCGGCGCTCGCTGCGGGTGCGCTCGGCTGCAGCCTCTCGGGGGCCGGGCCGTCGCTCTTCGCCGTCGCGGGGTCGGCCCAGGCGAGCGCCGTCGGCGAAGCGGCGGCGCAGGCGTGGCGCGAAGCTGGCGTGACCTCTGGCGTCCGTGTCTGCCGCGCGGCACGCGGGGCACGCTGCGTCGCGCCGCCGACGGAGAGGAGCTGA
- a CDS encoding DUF2203 domain-containing protein: MSTRPRGRRTFSYDEALLLFPIVRDLTDAAVRQVEALINRMQSRDEAESREGEIQEAYENIVAAWTAEVTALGCEVKGLWLVDWDSGDGYYCWRYPEQTVGHFHGYDEGFAGRVPVN, from the coding sequence ATGAGCACCCGGCCACGCGGCAGACGCACCTTCTCCTATGACGAGGCACTGCTGCTCTTTCCCATCGTGCGCGACCTGACCGACGCCGCCGTGCGCCAGGTCGAAGCCCTGATCAATCGCATGCAGAGCCGCGACGAGGCCGAGAGCCGCGAGGGCGAGATCCAGGAGGCCTACGAGAACATCGTCGCCGCCTGGACGGCCGAAGTGACCGCTCTCGGTTGCGAGGTCAAGGGGCTCTGGCTGGTCGACTGGGACAGCGGCGACGGCTACTACTGCTGGCGCTACCCCGAGCAGACCGTCGGACACTTCCACGGCTACGACGAGGGCTTCGCCGGGCGCGTCCCGGTCAACTAG